The nucleotide window atctcgcattcgcgtttaACTTcgcacacaccggactgcattacccacaatgcatctcccgcactggactacactcccgttaacagctgtcgtaaatcaacctctctctcccgcaacaacacgctctttgtcggcggcgcccGTACGATCGACGCACTCATTCATATGAGTAGGAAAAAGATGCAATATTACGGTTTCCGacgttttttatatatttgcgtactgactgggccggcccacattggccagcggcccaccgggaaaactcccggtacTCCAGATGGCCGGTCCACCACTGCCCATgtggatttgcaggtgaagtgctacgatgaactgctgcactctgtattgtttgctggtgatataaaccatttttgtttgtacaaatcattctttaaataatttttaaaaacatattatagccttcttgactttgctcagtgttttagcattgtaaagttagggaggggaaactagccagaatttacgtacaaataacataatgaattttatgatgaagtcctaatatgagcttcccctgtttcaaaacCCAGCAGCCGCCACTGGCACTGACGGATACGTGTGGGCGGGGCAAAATAACTggtcataatctgttgataataaatggtgtttgtggaactgctGTATAAAAGTGATATCACACTGGAGGTCGTGCTGCTGGACTGAACATCAGCATCAGTATCTTCAGTACCCGTGCCTATGGTGCATgctaatattcagtacaacatcaCAGGCAGGGGATATTGTGAGGGATAAACAGTCTGTATCAGAAGGTTATGGGACGAATCACAGCATGGACCCTTCTGTGCTGCTCCTTACATAAGACCAGTATAACAGACACAGCAAGCTGGCTAATTAACCCTTTACAAACTGtattactctctctctttctctctcctgtgacctttgaccctgcAGACCATTAAAGCTGGATCTGCATCCCTGGTCAGAAGATACAAGAGGACTTGAAGCAGACACTggctgaattaataaaaaactcatttaaaaataaaacagcaggtttgtgtaataatataatttaaaacagcTGTATGTAAGTTATGAATCCTATAAAACTATCTGGGCACAAAtacccaaataataataaattattttaaatcattgctAATGATgagttatttaaatgtagagcTGAGCACTGATTGATCGTGTGcactggttgtgtgtgtgtgtgtgtgtgtgtgtgtgtgtgtgtgtgtgtgtgtgtgcgtgtgtgtgtgtgtgtgtgtttaaagcccAGAGCAGAGGATTTAATTAGCTTGAGTGTGAAATGTGACTTATTGATTTAATGTATTGATGAGAAAGTGTGAAGTGGGAGAGACCATCGTGTGTCACTGTTACTTTCACTGATAAAGCTCTTCATCACAACGCCGAGCTGTACGACAAAACAACGAGCAGGTACGTGTCCTCTTCACGGCTCAGACATTCAGGGTGTAATTGCTGCTTTGGGGATCGgcagtcactttaaacacatgATCCTGTACCATTACAACTAactttaaagttattcatttcatttaatagcTGCTCTCCAGCAATGTTGGCTGTAATGTGTTACAAAGTACAAAGTAACACATTACAGTAACGAGAAATCGAATGTGTTAGGTCGCCATTTACGTACAcggttatttagttatattttcaaaaatgtaatccgtgagccagacaggagtcattcccaatcccttgtgtgtgtgtgtgtgtgtgtgtgtgtgtgtgtgtgtgtgtgtgtgtgtgtgaaagtcgtcctacaagccctgtCCCCGATACCCCTATAAGATGTATatgtattagtaggtgagatgggggtattagtaggtgagataggggtattagtaggtgagataggggtattagtaggtaagatgggggtattagtaggtaagattggggtattagtaggtgagataggggtattaataggtgagataggggtattaataggtgagatggtggtattagtaggtgagatggtggtattagtaggtgagatgggggtattagtaggtgagatgggggtattagtaggtgagatgggggtattagtgggtgagataggggtattagtaggtaagatgggggtattagtaggtgagataggggtattagtaggtgagatgggggtattagtagttagtaacagattatgggccaaacttcactgagtgatgatggtagaataattataaaggtcttgactaaaacaacatgcatgtgGAATCacaactagttacttttatcaggaAGTAACACATGCAGTAGTTAACCAATAACAGGGCAGAGATCGTCCCATTCCTGCTGAAAAGATGAGATGGTGGTGATGGACGCTGGTGCAATTTGGAGTAGATGAAATAGGGTTAGGCGTGCCTGTAagactacagtacatgcagatGTATATATAGTaccggtcaaaagtttggactaactatgaaaaaaactaaattggcACAAGGTagttatgtaacaacaacaccactaacagtcagttattatattaagacatgaaggtcagctgttctgtattgtgtcgagtgtgtttgtaaaacccatcgagctccatgatgaaactgtctctcatgaagaccttcccaggaaaaaaAGACCAAAACTGCCCTCAGAGGAGAAGTTcctttagagtcaccagcctcagaaatcaccaattaacaaccagcacctcagattagagccgttatgaagctttacagagcagaaggagcagataaacatctcaatatcaactgttcagaggagattattgtgtgtttgggataataaacaccttcagtattgttttacagtgtagaagaaaataaacatcaggaaccacCATGAagttagaaggggtgtacaaacttttaagtggtagtatgtgtgtatataagaaTGTACTGATTCAGGCAATTcatcaatcaagaaatcaaaaAAATCAATTAGATGGTTTAAAAGAACagtaaattaatatacatttaaaaaagacgtTGATTTCATGTCAAAAACGGATGGACAAGCCTGAGCGCTAAGCTAACGAGTGCAGATCTCAAGCTTGAGGTGCCGTCCTGTGAGCTGGAATCACAAGCTGCAGCTGGAGAAGGCTGAGCAACGACGCAGGCCATCCAACCTTGTGGAGCTGGAATGTTTCTGCCAAGGAGAATGGAAGAACCTTCCAAACAGAAGGGTGTGTCAAGCTTGCACCATCACAAGCAGACTCGAGCTTACAGATACGGCATATTGTATTTTAGTCTTTATTTtctaacaaattaacaaaacgctGTTAATTAACTTGAAAGTTTCATTATGACCTCCTTGAAGTTCATTCCCCATCAGCCCTACAGACTACAGATTacatttacggcatttggcagGCACCTTCATCCAGAGCAAcgtttatctcattacacatacagtatgagcagtTGAGGCTCAAGAGCAGAACAGTGGCAGATTGGTGGAGCTgaagtttgaacctgggactttctGACCAATATTCCAATGTCTAAACAACTGAGCTACCTCTGCCACTACACAGTCATTGACTAGAGTCCATCGTTTTCTAGATAAAGTTCTGTTCTTCAATTCATGCCTGCAATAAACTAAAACTCCTGCATGTTCACGACACTTTAATTATAATTGTATAGAGCTTTTACAGAAAGAATTATGAAAAATGAgcatgaaatgtgtgagaaaatatgaataaatccAAATGATGAGATTGTCACTTTCACCCACCTCCATGTCTGTATCACAGTGGTGCATAACAAATAGAACAACAGAGCGCTGGACTAATTCAAGCTccttttcacacacaaaaacttCTGTGTAGAAGTTCAGAAAGGATTTTTGTAATACGAATACAAATCTGATGCActccaaaaaaatattaaaacaaaaactatccTCGTCTATCAGGCCAAGGTCTATCTTGGCCCTGGGTCTGAGTCACAGCATCTGTTTAACATTCTTCATCATTTATTCTCCCGAGGCAGAGATTGGTCCTTTTTATGAGGACTGTATAACTATGAACTTCAGCAACATATTCAAACAGGAACAGGTTTGGCATAAGAATACTGTATTAGATGGGAGAAAATTGGATGTCCTCGTGTGAAGACATGGAGAAGTGAAGTCGTTACGTTTCTGAATGAAATTCTTCCTCACTTGTTCTTTCAGTAGAGAATGGGGGACTGGAATTTCCTGGGAGGAATCCTAGAGGAGCTTCATATCCACTCCACCATGGTGGGGAAGATCTGGCTCACGGTTCTCTTCATCTTCCGCATGCTTGTGCTTGGAGTGGCGGCAGAGGACGTGTGGAACGATGAGCAGGTCTGTTTAAAACTaatcaaaacattaacacaaagTTAAAGCACaactaaattgtttttttggtttttttatgAGAGCAGGTTGACTTTATCTGCAACACGCAGCAGCCTGGCTGCAGAAACGTCTGCTACGATTGCGCCTTCCCCATCTCCCTCATCCGCTACTGGGTGCTGCAGGTCAGACGGTCAGATTATacagaaaactctcaaatatcACACTTATTTTATGATGATATTATTAGGAGATCGTTAGCATtactattattagtagtagtagtattaattttattagacaGTACACTACCAGTTGTGATGTTTTGTTAGAAtcgaaaaatatttttaaaataaaaactttataaaacaatcatcAATTATTTCTGAATAATTCTCTTTTGCAGGTGATCTTCGTCTCCTCACCCTCGTTAGTGTACATGGGACATGCAATCTACCGTCTCCGTGCACTGGAGAAGCAGCGGCATTGCAGGAAAGCGGCGCTGCGACGCGAGCTTGAGACGCTGGAGTCAGATCCGATGGAGGTTCGGCGACGTGTGGAGAAGGAACTGAGGCAGCTAGAGCAGGGGAAATTGAACAAAGCACCACTGAGGGGCTCGTTACTGCGCACTTACATCGCTCACATTGTGACCAGATCATCAGTGGAGGTCAGCTTCATGCTGGGGCAGCACCTGCTCTATGGAAACCATCTTGAACCCCTGTACAAGTGCGATCAGGAGCCATGCCCAAACTCGGTGGACTGTTTCGTGTCACGTCCAACAGAAAAAAGCATGTTCATGGTGTTTATGCAGGCAATCGCAGCTGTTTCACTGTTTCTCAGCTTGCTGGAAATAATACACTTGGGAATCAAGAAGGTAAAAAGAGGAATTGTGGATTATTACACTCATGTTAAGGACGATCTGGATGATTACTGTGAAAGCAAACCGAAAAAAACCTCTGTACAGCCAGCGTATGTGAGCCAGGGACGCAAGGCCACCATCGCCACAGCCCCGCCCGGCGGATACACACTCCTGCCGGAGAAAAAACAAGCGAATGGTCCCTCACTCATTGCTAACTCATCTGCTTTACTTCACTGTGGGACCAAAAGAGGTTCGGAGGGGCAGAACGAGGGCAAAGACACCATTCCAAGTCCAACTGAGCAGACGAGCAGCTGCACCCACTCTCAACTAGTGACTGGGTCCCCTACATACCCAACACTTCCTACCACTTCCTGTCCCACTTCCTGTCCCAGTAGTGCAGGCTGGAAACTACAGCATGTCAGCAGCACTGGTATGgaaggaaaggaagaaaaggTAAAAAACGGTTCTACAGGAACACAGCAGTATGTTTTCACGGAAAAATACTACAAATCCACGTCCAAGTCAGAGTGTGACATAAGCGCTGATTCATGCCGAAGCCCCGCCCTCTCAGCAAAACATCGCACCTCACTGGCCAGCATCCGTAGAGCCACAGACCTACAGATCTGAGTGGGACCTTAAACAATACGACACGTCCATGTTTTAAAGCTGTaaataaagctgtgtgtgtgtgtgtgtgtatatgtgtctgAAGAAGAGCTAGTGTTGAAATAATGTCTAATGTTCTCTTCATGTTCCTG belongs to Clarias gariepinus isolate MV-2021 ecotype Netherlands chromosome 2, CGAR_prim_01v2, whole genome shotgun sequence and includes:
- the LOC128543021 gene encoding gap junction alpha-9 protein-like, encoding MGDWNFLGGILEELHIHSTMVGKIWLTVLFIFRMLVLGVAAEDVWNDEQVDFICNTQQPGCRNVCYDCAFPISLIRYWVLQVIFVSSPSLVYMGHAIYRLRALEKQRHCRKAALRRELETLESDPMEVRRRVEKELRQLEQGKLNKAPLRGSLLRTYIAHIVTRSSVEVSFMLGQHLLYGNHLEPLYKCDQEPCPNSVDCFVSRPTEKSMFMVFMQAIAAVSLFLSLLEIIHLGIKKVKRGIVDYYTHVKDDLDDYCESKPKKTSVQPAYVSQGRKATIATAPPGGYTLLPEKKQANGPSLIANSSALLHCGTKRGSEGQNEGKDTIPSPTEQTSSCTHSQLVTGSPTYPTLPTTSCPTSCPSSAGWKLQHVSSTGMEGKEEKVKNGSTGTQQYVFTEKYYKSTSKSECDISADSCRSPALSAKHRTSLASIRRATDLQI